In Tolypothrix sp. NIES-4075, the following proteins share a genomic window:
- a CDS encoding MOSC domain-containing protein: MPKLAKIFIYPIKSLDGVAVNQATILPGGALQHDRELVLVDENGKFVNAKRTAKIHLVRSRFDLQNRTVSLQVMGTKKQLFQLDEERKAIEHWFSDFFGFKVKLQENLFTGFPDDLESSGPTIVSTATLIEVASWFGDLSLEQIRDRFRANLEIDDVPPFWEDQLFAEKGDILPFQVGNVLFEGTYPCQRCPVPTRDAFTGEAYPNFQKIFVEKRKETLPEWANLSQFNHFFRLTANTRIPASEAGKILKVSDVVHRPGWQACDRLY, encoded by the coding sequence GTGCCAAAATTAGCCAAAATTTTCATCTACCCGATTAAGTCACTTGATGGCGTTGCAGTCAATCAAGCAACAATTCTTCCTGGTGGGGCACTACAGCATGACCGTGAGTTAGTGTTAGTTGACGAAAATGGTAAATTTGTCAATGCTAAACGTACTGCGAAAATACATTTAGTGCGATCGCGATTTGACTTGCAAAATAGAACCGTCTCACTGCAAGTTATGGGAACCAAAAAACAACTTTTTCAATTGGACGAAGAACGTAAAGCGATAGAACATTGGTTTAGTGACTTTTTTGGCTTTAAAGTCAAATTGCAAGAAAATTTGTTTACAGGCTTTCCAGATGACTTAGAATCATCAGGACCCACAATAGTCAGTACCGCAACTTTAATAGAAGTCGCTTCCTGGTTTGGGGATCTCAGTCTGGAGCAAATACGCGATCGCTTTCGTGCAAATCTGGAAATTGACGACGTACCCCCATTTTGGGAAGACCAGCTCTTTGCTGAAAAAGGTGATATTTTACCCTTTCAGGTTGGAAATGTGCTATTTGAAGGTACTTATCCCTGTCAGCGTTGTCCGGTTCCGACACGAGATGCATTTACTGGGGAAGCTTACCCGAACTTTCAGAAAATTTTTGTCGAAAAACGCAAAGAAACCTTACCTGAGTGGGCGAATTTATCTCAGTTTAATCACTTTTTCCGATTGACTGCAAATACTCGAATACCTGCATCCGAAGCCGGAAAAATTTTAAAAGTCAGCGACGTAGTTCATCGACCAGGGTGGCAAGCGTGTGATCGTTTATATTAA
- the tnpA gene encoding IS200/IS605 family transposase, which produces MKNDFVSKGRSVSDLKVHLVLTTKYRRKVFTAEMLTRLHIIFEEALTKWDCKLVEFNGEKDHVHALFQYHPDIQLSVLVGNIKSTTSRRLRQEFAEHLSRFYTKDAFWNGSYFVASCGGVTITTLRQYIESQDRPESGDSSPTNIAD; this is translated from the coding sequence GTGAAAAATGATTTTGTTTCAAAGGGCAGGTCAGTCAGTGACTTAAAAGTTCATCTGGTGTTGACCACAAAGTATCGCCGTAAAGTGTTTACAGCCGAGATGTTGACGCGATTGCACATCATCTTTGAGGAAGCATTGACCAAGTGGGATTGCAAACTTGTTGAGTTTAATGGGGAGAAAGACCACGTACACGCGCTATTCCAATATCATCCCGACATTCAGTTAAGCGTATTAGTGGGTAATATCAAGTCAACTACTTCCCGGCGACTCAGGCAAGAATTTGCAGAGCATTTAAGTCGCTTCTATACAAAAGACGCATTTTGGAATGGTTCCTATTTTGTTGCCAGTTGTGGCGGCGTAACTATTACAACCTTAAGGCAATATATCGAATCTCAGGACAGACCAGAAAGTGGTGATTCGTCACCGACCAACATTGCTGATTAA
- a CDS encoding RNA-guided endonuclease InsQ/TnpB family protein translates to MLLNYQYRVYPNSNQKLQLNSWLRICRYWYNRQLRDRFDWYENNRTSINSCPLNCSLPKLRDNPSFYSQKKQLPIIKEDLIKVGYSGELLDFTSVPSQTLQDVSKRVDLAFTRFLAGDSNGSRSGKPRFKNAARYRTLRIEGQAITVERVEKSWLFLSFSKLKGWLKVRLHRPLPNGFVLKNALLTNKADGWYIAICLEDPNVPTFAPEDVIPSWDNTLGLDAVLHENDYLATSENSKLPSIKSFRKSQKRLAQISNRKSARNKGSKQRHKLAKREGREHQRIARTRKDHAFKTAHALVRIGKKVIVYEDLNLRGLSKPNKAKQDEDGKYLPNGQSAKSGLNKSWNDAAFGQFFATLEYIAGKAGTRTIAVRPAYTSQLLAYRDEFIFTDCDIRKYWDEFESLWVDRDINASINVKRVGLGLFPTIKRRKGNLVVGNSTTNSTSKEVLATLRMYQKPTFSRYSDECR, encoded by the coding sequence TTGTTGCTTAACTATCAGTACCGCGTATATCCAAACAGTAATCAAAAACTACAACTAAATAGCTGGCTAAGGATTTGTCGATACTGGTATAACAGGCAACTTAGAGATAGATTTGATTGGTATGAAAATAACCGCACCAGTATTAATTCGTGTCCTTTGAATTGTTCATTGCCAAAGTTGCGAGATAACCCCAGCTTCTATTCTCAAAAAAAGCAGCTTCCTATTATCAAAGAAGACTTGATAAAAGTTGGCTATTCTGGCGAGCTATTAGATTTTACGAGTGTTCCATCTCAGACTTTGCAAGATGTATCAAAGCGCGTAGACCTAGCTTTTACTCGTTTTCTTGCGGGTGATAGTAATGGAAGCCGTAGTGGTAAACCTCGCTTTAAAAACGCTGCACGTTACCGCACTCTAAGGATTGAGGGACAGGCTATTACTGTTGAGCGTGTTGAGAAAAGCTGGTTATTTCTGTCTTTTTCAAAGTTAAAAGGTTGGCTAAAAGTGCGATTACATCGTCCACTACCCAATGGTTTTGTGCTGAAAAATGCATTGCTGACCAATAAGGCTGATGGCTGGTACATTGCGATTTGCTTGGAAGATCCAAATGTACCGACTTTCGCACCTGAAGACGTAATTCCTAGCTGGGACAATACGCTTGGGTTGGACGCGGTACTACATGAAAACGATTACCTGGCAACTTCAGAGAATAGCAAGCTGCCATCAATAAAGTCTTTCAGAAAGTCTCAGAAGCGATTAGCTCAAATATCAAATCGCAAATCTGCAAGAAACAAAGGCAGTAAACAGCGCCACAAACTAGCGAAACGCGAAGGACGCGAACATCAACGTATTGCTAGAACAAGGAAAGACCACGCATTTAAAACGGCTCATGCGTTGGTGCGTATTGGTAAAAAGGTGATTGTTTACGAGGATTTAAATTTAAGAGGTTTATCTAAACCGAATAAAGCCAAACAAGATGAAGACGGTAAATATTTGCCAAATGGTCAATCAGCAAAGTCTGGACTAAATAAGTCTTGGAATGATGCAGCATTTGGTCAGTTTTTCGCAACCCTAGAATACATAGCTGGAAAAGCTGGGACTAGGACAATAGCCGTAAGACCTGCATATACGTCTCAATTGCTCGCGTATCGTGATGAATTTATCTTCACTGATTGCGATATCCGCAAGTATTGGGACGAATTTGAGTCGCTTTGGGTTGACCGCGATATTAATGCGTCTATCAACGTAAAGCGCGTGGGGCTGGGACTGTTCCCCACGATAAAACGCCGTAAGGGAAATCTGGTAGTGGGTAACTCTACTACTAATAGTACCTCTAAGGAAGTTCTGGCAACATTAAGAATGTACCAGAAGCCTACATTCAGTCGGTACTCCGACGAATGTAGGTAG
- a CDS encoding DMT family transporter, whose translation MLIIVSALILGTIPAAIKEAITSLSPATQFAIRFTIGAMILTPFVRNLNVSLVRDGVILGVLLFPVFAAATIGLETVCANQASFIFGLNMVFVTLFELLFRKRLSIRAILAVILAFTGIGVMSWKSGQLAIGNFWLLGSALSDAAYIIVLEVFSSHHLPVPLVTIQLWVVALLGILWAAPELTEHIEAIQTSLGVLIYLGVVATVIVILLQTVAQQWISAHEVALFFALEPVFGAIFAFLLLGETFETRGFIGAAMVLVGIILTLTRPKIDESDLEPTQVQESTVSDGTAKTGEVLVGVLSPNKEIENLF comes from the coding sequence GTGTTAATCATTGTTAGTGCTTTAATTTTGGGGACTATTCCTGCGGCAATCAAGGAGGCAATCACTAGCCTTTCGCCAGCGACGCAATTTGCAATTCGCTTCACAATTGGGGCAATGATTCTTACCCCGTTTGTTCGTAACCTGAATGTAAGCTTAGTACGTGACGGGGTAATTCTCGGAGTGTTACTTTTCCCGGTCTTTGCTGCTGCAACGATTGGATTGGAAACAGTCTGTGCAAACCAAGCTTCATTTATCTTCGGTCTCAACATGGTGTTTGTAACTTTGTTTGAGCTACTGTTTCGCAAGCGTCTATCGATTAGGGCAATACTAGCAGTGATACTTGCTTTTACCGGAATTGGGGTGATGTCTTGGAAGAGTGGGCAGCTTGCGATCGGCAACTTTTGGTTGTTGGGTTCTGCCCTCAGCGATGCCGCTTATATCATTGTACTTGAGGTGTTTTCGTCACACCACTTACCTGTGCCATTGGTTACAATTCAGCTTTGGGTTGTAGCACTGCTAGGCATATTGTGGGCTGCGCCGGAACTGACCGAACACATTGAGGCAATTCAAACAAGTTTAGGTGTACTAATCTACCTTGGCGTAGTTGCCACTGTCATAGTCATTTTGTTGCAAACAGTGGCACAGCAATGGATATCAGCCCACGAAGTTGCGCTATTCTTTGCTCTAGAACCTGTGTTCGGGGCAATTTTTGCATTTTTGCTACTTGGCGAAACCTTTGAGACTCGCGGTTTCATTGGTGCAGCAATGGTGCTAGTTGGAATAATTCTGACTCTGACCCGTCCTAAAATTGACGAAAGTGATTTAGAACCCACACAAGTACAGGAAAGCACGGTTTCGGATGGTACGGCAAAAACAGGCGAGGTTTTGGTAGGTGTGCTAAGTCCTAATAAGGAAATTGAGAATCTATTTTAA
- a CDS encoding KamA family radical SAM protein, with product MIQNNVVDKPVVTITRREKICQIFGETYNPENWNDWRWQMRHRLTKLEHFQQILRLTPAEVRGLAIAPDKFAVAVTPYFASLLDPKDPLCPLRLQVIPRSEELVVDAADMVDPCGEDHDSPVPGLVHRYPDRVLLLALDSCAAYCRYCTRSRLVSQGEMYPVTRRLDAIVAYLEEHTEVRDVLISGGDPLLMADEPLDKLLGRLRAIPHIEFVRIGSRVPCFLPSRITPELVALLRKHRVWLSLHFCHVRELTPEVAQACDLLADGGIPLGSQTVLLKNVNDSEQTLKQLFHGLLKLRVRPYYLYQCDPVVGTSHLRTSVQTGIDLISKLRGHTTGYAVPTYVIDAPGGGGKVPIQADTLLAYSNGTAKLRNWEGEMYTYVDPVI from the coding sequence ATGATCCAAAACAACGTCGTAGATAAGCCTGTAGTAACTATTACTAGGCGTGAAAAAATTTGTCAAATTTTTGGCGAGACTTACAACCCCGAAAATTGGAATGACTGGCGTTGGCAAATGCGGCATCGATTGACTAAGCTGGAACACTTTCAGCAGATACTACGCCTCACTCCAGCAGAAGTACGGGGACTTGCGATCGCACCAGACAAGTTTGCCGTAGCTGTAACACCTTACTTTGCATCACTGCTTGACCCGAAAGATCCGCTTTGCCCACTGCGGTTACAAGTGATACCACGGTCAGAAGAACTGGTAGTTGATGCTGCGGATATGGTAGATCCATGCGGTGAAGACCACGACAGTCCAGTGCCTGGATTGGTACACCGTTACCCCGACCGGGTATTACTGCTTGCTTTAGACTCTTGCGCCGCTTATTGTCGTTACTGCACGCGATCGCGTTTGGTCAGCCAAGGAGAGATGTATCCAGTAACGCGGCGGTTGGATGCGATCGTCGCCTATTTGGAAGAACACACTGAGGTACGCGATGTGCTTATTTCCGGTGGCGATCCGCTGCTGATGGCTGATGAACCTTTGGACAAATTGCTTGGACGACTGCGTGCCATTCCCCACATTGAGTTTGTGCGGATTGGCTCCCGCGTACCATGTTTCTTGCCTTCTCGAATTACGCCGGAACTTGTTGCCCTACTTCGCAAGCATCGTGTGTGGCTGTCCTTACACTTTTGTCATGTACGCGAACTCACCCCTGAGGTAGCACAAGCTTGTGATTTATTAGCCGACGGTGGCATCCCTCTGGGAAGCCAAACTGTGCTGCTGAAGAATGTGAATGATTCCGAACAAACGCTTAAGCAGCTATTTCATGGTCTGCTGAAGCTGCGCGTGCGACCTTACTATTTATACCAATGTGACCCGGTTGTCGGCACTTCACATCTCCGAACGAGCGTGCAAACAGGCATAGATTTGATATCTAAACTGCGCGGTCATACCACTGGTTACGCCGTGCCAACCTACGTGATTGATGCCCCTGGCGGTGGTGGCAAAGTGCCAATTCAAGCCGATACTTTGTTGGCTTACTCAAACGGCACAGCCAAATTGCGTAACTGGGAAGGCGAAATGTACACTTATGTAGATCCTGTTATCTAA
- a CDS encoding CPBP family intramembrane glutamic endopeptidase — protein sequence MKIKRLILIVLTLVAIAITGFSLFNSWKEPQFQSRLELYQTNIALQAAEWEPPKNNSGNLKPAREAILGENPLEAATKQYQDVRDAAETNLEKTKNQLAKLQSQPITTPTTPKPQPEIPPVTNTSRELQQKQLHQSLNQQQKFIAELDLRLGILQAQQGQLQTAQKTWAQLPQSNIDLKLKETAAVLTGLWSDPPRLLPNAQQLIQENLEGWFSSTALIQLYQLQQRQEALSTLFAAKQAAASQALVKLAIIGTIPTVTALIGMGLLIFLIGQRLIKGKAALLAQNGDRSWTTPWDVETILQVFVVGFFLLGQVVVPILFSLIPIPRPVGNVRIQAVYVLVSYLLLALGALSVMYFSLKRFLPLESDWFRLDVLDKWFLWGFGGYCAALPIVVLVSLINQQLWQGQGGSNPLLQLALESQDTTALSIFFFTAAIAAPLFEEVLFRGFLLPSLTRYFSVWGAIIVSALLFAIAHLSLSEILPLSALGVVLGVVYTRSRNLLAPMLLHSLWNSGTLLSLFLLGSNK from the coding sequence ATGAAAATTAAGCGGTTAATTCTAATTGTGCTGACGCTGGTGGCGATCGCCATAACTGGTTTCTCTTTATTTAACAGTTGGAAAGAACCTCAATTCCAAAGTCGTCTGGAACTATACCAAACAAATATTGCCCTGCAAGCTGCTGAATGGGAACCGCCAAAAAATAATAGCGGCAATTTGAAGCCAGCGCGTGAAGCAATACTCGGCGAGAACCCTCTAGAAGCGGCAACAAAGCAGTATCAAGATGTGCGCGATGCTGCTGAAACTAATTTGGAAAAAACCAAAAACCAATTAGCAAAGCTGCAATCTCAACCGATTACCACTCCTACCACCCCTAAACCTCAACCAGAAATCCCCCCCGTTACAAACACTTCCCGCGAACTACAGCAAAAGCAGTTGCACCAGTCGCTCAATCAACAGCAAAAATTCATTGCCGAATTAGACTTGCGACTGGGAATTTTACAAGCACAGCAAGGACAGTTACAAACGGCTCAGAAAACTTGGGCACAATTGCCTCAATCAAACATCGATTTGAAATTGAAGGAAACTGCTGCTGTGTTGACTGGGCTGTGGAGCGATCCCCCGCGTTTGTTGCCAAATGCTCAACAACTCATTCAAGAAAATTTAGAAGGTTGGTTTAGTTCTACTGCTCTGATCCAGCTTTATCAACTCCAGCAACGTCAAGAAGCACTTTCAACGCTCTTTGCTGCAAAACAAGCAGCGGCTTCTCAAGCTTTGGTGAAATTAGCGATCATCGGCACGATCCCAACTGTTACAGCTTTGATCGGTATGGGACTGCTGATTTTTTTAATTGGTCAGCGTTTAATAAAGGGAAAAGCCGCTTTATTAGCTCAAAATGGCGATCGCTCTTGGACAACCCCTTGGGATGTGGAAACAATTTTGCAAGTCTTCGTTGTCGGCTTTTTCTTATTGGGACAAGTTGTAGTACCTATTTTGTTTTCGCTGATCCCGATTCCGCGTCCTGTGGGTAATGTCAGAATTCAGGCTGTTTATGTTTTAGTTAGTTACTTGCTGTTAGCATTGGGTGCATTATCGGTGATGTATTTCTCGCTCAAGCGCTTTTTACCGTTAGAGTCAGACTGGTTTCGCTTAGATGTGCTAGACAAGTGGTTTTTATGGGGATTTGGTGGTTATTGTGCGGCTTTGCCCATAGTGGTGCTAGTGTCTTTGATTAATCAACAACTATGGCAAGGACAAGGTGGTAGCAATCCTTTGTTGCAACTAGCGCTAGAAAGCCAAGATACTACCGCACTAAGCATATTTTTCTTTACGGCAGCGATCGCAGCACCTTTATTTGAAGAAGTTTTGTTTCGCGGCTTTTTGTTGCCCTCGCTCACTCGTTACTTTTCTGTCTGGGGAGCAATTATTGTTAGTGCTTTGTTGTTTGCGATCGCTCACCTCAGCTTATCGGAAATTCTCCCCCTATCTGCTTTAGGAGTTGTTTTAGGAGTCGTTTACACGCGATCGCGCAACCTCCTCGCTCCCATGCTCCTCCACAGTCTTTGGAATAGTGGTACATTACTCAGCTTATTTTTACTTGGTAGTAATAAATAG
- a CDS encoding TM2 domain-containing protein, with protein MTNLNPSHANKQLLAGYCGIIFGGFGVHKFILGYTPEALIMLLVSAVGGYFTYGFSLLIMQLVGLIEGMIYLNKNHEEFINIYFRNKQGWF; from the coding sequence ATGACAAATCTCAATCCCAGTCACGCTAATAAACAACTTCTAGCGGGTTATTGTGGCATTATTTTCGGTGGTTTTGGCGTTCATAAGTTTATTCTGGGATACACTCCAGAAGCCTTAATTATGCTGCTTGTTTCCGCAGTTGGCGGTTATTTTACCTACGGTTTTAGCTTGTTAATTATGCAACTTGTAGGTTTAATCGAAGGCATGATTTATTTGAACAAAAACCATGAAGAGTTTATTAATATTTACTTTCGCAATAAGCAGGGCTGGTTTTAG
- a CDS encoding TM2 domain-containing protein, which translates to MANINNPDASKKVSAGICAILLGALGVHKFILGYSTEGIIMLLVTLLTCGLGGAVMGVIGLVEGIMYLSKSDEEFISTYILNKKGWL; encoded by the coding sequence ATGGCAAATATTAACAACCCTGATGCTAGCAAAAAAGTTTCCGCTGGCATCTGCGCTATCCTTCTAGGTGCTCTTGGGGTTCATAAATTTATTCTTGGTTACAGTACCGAAGGCATTATTATGCTGCTTGTTACTCTGTTAACATGTGGCTTGGGTGGCGCAGTTATGGGTGTAATCGGCTTGGTAGAAGGAATCATGTACTTAAGCAAGTCTGATGAAGAATTTATCAGTACTTACATCCTTAATAAAAAGGGGTGGCTCTAA
- a CDS encoding DUF2752 domain-containing protein, giving the protein MFELSRYPLSYHGKGVRWSILGFSFAPLIGTHLYNQGYKIPFLVCPVRHWTGIPCPTCGMTRSFMAIARGDLTEAATQHLFGPILFAVFLLATVHIALELLTRHRITVFYCRLLKLRKLQVLGLFVVLSYHALRLHDSSQTGELYVNFINSPLGQLLGSNTN; this is encoded by the coding sequence GTGTTTGAATTATCTCGCTATCCACTGTCATACCACGGTAAAGGCGTGCGTTGGAGCATATTAGGATTTTCTTTTGCTCCGCTAATTGGTACGCATTTGTACAACCAAGGTTATAAAATACCTTTCTTAGTGTGCCCAGTGCGACACTGGACTGGTATTCCTTGTCCTACTTGTGGTATGACTCGCTCCTTCATGGCGATCGCACGAGGAGATTTGACCGAAGCTGCGACGCAACATTTGTTCGGACCGATTTTATTTGCTGTTTTTTTGCTCGCAACAGTTCACATTGCTTTAGAACTATTAACCAGACACCGCATCACAGTATTTTATTGTCGGTTACTAAAATTGAGAAAGTTACAAGTGCTAGGACTATTTGTAGTGTTAAGCTACCATGCCCTTCGCCTACATGACTCATCACAGACTGGCGAGTTATATGTAAATTTTATTAACTCACCTTTGGGTCAACTGCTGGGTTCAAATACAAATTGA
- a CDS encoding heavy metal translocating P-type ATPase, with protein sequence MQLVPKTQLPAEPTLTTEKITLDVAGMKCAGCVKAVERQLIEHPGVKSACVNLATEVAVVESLAGAVEPDALAKRLTDAGFPTQPRQTGDKILGDRANNDPAKRQRREMRSSLRQLAIAIILLILSGIGHFGHMTGSMQPLDNIWLHCGLATASLLIPGRPILVDGWRGWRRNAPNMNTLVGLGTLTAYTASLVALLFPQMGWDCFFDEPVMMIGFILLGRTLERYARGRAAAAFRQLLALQPQVARLIANPEKAGIGSSVEIPAEQVRVGEWLQVLPGDKIPVDGKVVVGQTTVDESMLTGEAVPVIKQAGDVVTAGTLNQSGAIAIQATRTGSDTTLAQIVALVEEAQTRKAPVQKLADTVAGYFTYGVLTAAVLTFGFWYFFGTHIWQDVNMSGLMEMSHHGESYPAPAMSGLLLSLKLAIAVMVVACPCALGLATPTAILVGTGIGAERGLLIKGGDVLERVHKLDTIVFDKTGTLTTGNPTVTDCLVIKVEEDKKVISSPNLVETQVIASLLPTPNSLIQLAAAVESGTCHPLAKAIQQEAQQQQLLIPDAKDFHTEPGLGVSAVVENTSVILGNSDWLSWQGISISETAHQMAEELAANGKTVVYVAVEGILTGLIAVQDTLRADAKAAVDKLRLMGLRVMLLSGDRLEAASAIAKQLGLDSENVMAGVPPSKKAAAIEALQKGGLGTRGQGDKGSHLRAEVTNVEQSGVTRRTRENFFFVSPSPCLPLSPQSLVAMVGDGINDAPALSQADVGIALHSGTDVAMETAEIVLMRDRLTDVVESIQLSRATFNKIRQNLFWAFAYNTLGIPLAAGVLFPSFGFVLSPSGAAALMAFSSVSVVTNSLLLRRFARST encoded by the coding sequence ATGCAACTTGTCCCAAAAACTCAACTCCCAGCAGAACCAACCCTGACAACAGAGAAAATCACCTTAGATGTTGCGGGGATGAAGTGTGCTGGGTGTGTGAAAGCGGTAGAACGACAGTTAATTGAACATCCAGGAGTCAAAAGTGCCTGTGTGAATCTAGCGACAGAAGTAGCAGTCGTAGAGTCATTAGCTGGTGCGGTAGAACCAGATGCACTAGCGAAGCGATTGACTGATGCTGGATTTCCAACTCAACCCAGGCAAACTGGCGATAAAATATTAGGCGATCGAGCTAATAACGATCCGGCAAAACGACAGCGCCGAGAAATGCGTTCTTCACTTAGGCAATTAGCGATCGCTATAATATTGCTGATATTATCAGGAATTGGGCATTTTGGTCACATGACTGGCTCAATGCAGCCACTAGATAACATCTGGCTTCACTGTGGACTAGCAACAGCGTCATTACTAATTCCCGGACGCCCGATTTTAGTAGATGGCTGGCGGGGTTGGCGGCGAAATGCACCCAATATGAACACTTTAGTGGGATTGGGAACTCTCACGGCTTATACTGCGAGTTTGGTAGCGTTGCTGTTCCCCCAAATGGGTTGGGATTGCTTCTTTGATGAGCCAGTAATGATGATCGGCTTTATTCTGTTGGGGCGAACATTAGAAAGATATGCTAGAGGTCGTGCTGCTGCTGCATTTAGGCAATTGCTGGCACTCCAGCCCCAAGTAGCGCGATTAATTGCCAACCCAGAAAAAGCCGGCATCGGCTCGTCTGTCGAAATTCCCGCAGAGCAGGTGCGTGTGGGAGAATGGTTGCAAGTACTGCCAGGTGATAAAATTCCCGTTGATGGCAAAGTGGTGGTAGGGCAAACAACGGTAGATGAGTCGATGCTGACTGGGGAAGCTGTACCCGTGATTAAGCAAGCGGGAGATGTGGTGACAGCCGGAACCCTAAATCAGTCAGGAGCGATCGCTATTCAAGCCACACGTACTGGAAGTGATACAACTTTAGCTCAAATTGTCGCTTTGGTAGAAGAGGCACAAACTCGTAAAGCACCAGTACAAAAATTAGCAGATACAGTTGCTGGTTATTTTACTTATGGTGTGTTGACAGCCGCTGTGCTTACTTTTGGATTTTGGTACTTTTTCGGTACACATATTTGGCAGGATGTCAATATGTCAGGTTTAATGGAGATGTCTCACCACGGGGAAAGTTATCCTGCCCCAGCTATGTCCGGGCTATTGTTGAGTTTAAAGTTAGCGATCGCTGTGATGGTAGTCGCTTGTCCTTGTGCTTTAGGACTTGCCACACCTACAGCTATTCTCGTAGGCACTGGCATCGGTGCAGAACGAGGTTTGTTAATCAAAGGTGGCGACGTTTTAGAACGAGTACATAAGTTAGATACGATAGTTTTTGATAAAACAGGCACTCTCACTACTGGTAATCCTACTGTTACCGACTGCCTTGTAATTAAAGTGGAGGAAGATAAAAAAGTAATTTCTTCCCCTAATCTTGTAGAGACACAGGTTATCGCGTCTCTACTCCCGACTCCCAACTCGCTTATACAGCTAGCAGCGGCAGTAGAAAGCGGTACTTGTCATCCCTTAGCAAAAGCGATTCAGCAAGAAGCGCAGCAGCAACAGTTATTAATCCCAGATGCTAAGGATTTTCATACCGAACCTGGGCTTGGCGTGTCTGCTGTAGTAGAAAATACAAGCGTGATTTTAGGTAATAGCGACTGGTTAAGTTGGCAGGGAATTTCTATTAGTGAAACTGCACACCAGATGGCGGAGGAATTGGCAGCAAATGGTAAAACTGTCGTTTACGTCGCCGTAGAAGGCATTTTAACCGGGTTAATCGCCGTTCAAGATACCCTCAGAGCAGACGCTAAAGCAGCGGTTGACAAATTACGCTTGATGGGTTTGCGGGTAATGCTGCTGAGTGGCGATAGATTAGAGGCAGCTAGTGCTATAGCCAAGCAATTAGGACTAGATAGCGAGAATGTAATGGCAGGTGTCCCTCCCAGCAAAAAAGCAGCAGCGATCGAGGCTTTGCAGAAAGGGGGACTGGGGACAAGGGGACAAGGGGACAAGGGGAGCCACTTGCGTGCGGAGGTCACGAACGTTGAGCAAAGTGGCGTGACAAGGAGGACAAGGGAAAATTTCTTCTTTGTCTCCCCCTCTCCTTGTCTCCCCCTCTCCCCCCAATCCCTAGTGGCAATGGTTGGGGATGGTATAAATGATGCTCCGGCGTTATCGCAAGCTGATGTGGGAATTGCTTTACATTCTGGAACGGATGTGGCAATGGAAACTGCTGAAATTGTACTGATGCGCGATCGCTTAACCGACGTTGTAGAATCTATTCAGCTTAGTCGTGCAACTTTCAACAAAATCCGTCAAAACTTATTTTGGGCTTTTGCATACAATACATTGGGCATTCCCTTAGCAGCTGGTGTGTTGTTCCCCAGTTTCGGTTTTGTTTTGAGTCCATCTGGTGCAGCTGCTTTAATGGCGTTTAGTTCTGTTAGCGTCGTTACCAATTCACTGTTATTACGTCGATTCGCACGCTCGACGTAG
- a CDS encoding FHA domain-containing protein yields the protein MPRNHTKQLLINYTTTSSNELSMAAETNESHLLIIEDDQGRKEFTLDRPLYSIGRRECDITLVSQFVSRRHATLVRLPRDDKNHSYYYRIVDGDAKGKPSANGLMINGRRIPAHDLKNEDEIVFGPQVRAIYYLLRDTARPMVETDATEYDITLINPGMTEDIDEEIED from the coding sequence ATGCCAAGAAACCACACTAAACAACTTTTAATTAATTACACAACCACTTCTAGCAACGAATTGTCAATGGCAGCAGAAACTAATGAAAGCCATCTACTGATTATTGAAGATGACCAAGGACGCAAAGAATTTACGCTCGATCGCCCTTTGTATTCTATCGGTAGACGCGAGTGCGATATTACTTTAGTATCGCAGTTTGTCTCACGCCGTCATGCCACATTAGTTAGACTGCCACGAGACGATAAAAACCATAGTTATTATTATCGGATTGTCGATGGTGATGCCAAAGGCAAACCTAGTGCCAACGGTTTAATGATCAACGGTCGCAGGATACCAGCACACGATCTCAAAAATGAAGACGAGATTGTTTTTGGTCCTCAGGTACGTGCTATTTATTATTTGTTAAGAGATACTGCACGACCTATGGTGGAAACTGATGCCACTGAGTATGATATTACACTTATAAACCCAGGCATGACTGAAGATATAGACGAGGAAATTGAAGATTGA